ATTCCGATGATCGCTGGCACCCCGAGAAGCTGCGCCTGCACTACGTGCATCTGGAAGCCGACAAGGCGATCGGCGTCAGTTTTTCGGGATCGCGGATGATCGATCAGGCCGGCAACGAGCTGGCGGTGGCCATGCGTCCCAGACTGACCGGTATTCGCCCCGAAGATATCCTTCGCCGCAATCCGGTCGGCAATGGCAGCGCCCCGGTGCTGCGCCGTTCGGCCATCGACGCGGCGATGTTCTTCCATCCGAAGGAACCGTGGCGCAAATGCTGGTTCGACGAGAATTTCCGCCAGTCGGAAGACATCGACCTGTGGGTTCGCCTGTCGGCGGCGCACGGCGTGCGGTTCGAAGGGATCGCGGGGCAGCTGACGGAATATCGCATCGTCGGCGGGGCGCTGTCGGCCAATATCGTCAAGCAGTATCTCAGCTGGACCGCGATGCTGGACAAAGCCACGCTCTACGCGCCCGAACTGGTGGCGCGGCATGGCGACGCGGCGCGTGCGTATCAGTTGCGCTACCTGGCCCGCCGCGCGGTTCAGCTGGGCAATGCCGAACTGGCTGCCGACCTGTTCGGGCAGGCCGTCCGCCTCGAACCCAAGATGTTCCTGGCCGAACCGCGCAAGAGTGCGACGACTGCGGGTGCCGTGCTGGCGGGAAAGGTGCTGGGCCCGGATCGCTTCCGCGCGATCTCGAAGCTCTACCTCAAGGAGGCAGCGGCATGATCGACGTCGTCCATCTGCTAGACGATTTCGCCTTTGGCGGGGTGACCCGGGCGCTCACCGTGTTCGATCACCCTGAGTTGGCGGCGCATGCAAGGTCACGGACAGTGGCTATCGGGAAGGACCTTATCGCAAAGAGGTTCGATGCGGAGGTGCTGGTCACGCATGTTCCGCCCCGCTGGTCGCGGCTGCCCTTCCTCCTGTCGCTGCGGATGCGCAATGCGGGCGCGCGTCTCGTCCATGTCGAGCACAGCTATACCGAGGGGTTCGTCCGCGAACGCGTGAAAGCTCCGCGCAGGTTCGCGGCGCTGCTGCGGATCGCCTATTCGCTGTACGACGAGATCGTCTGCGTTCCGCGCGTCCAGCGCGACTGGCTCGCCAGGTCCGTTGGCATCCCGAGCCACAAGCTGCGCGTGATCCATCCGTGGTGCGGCCGCGAGGAGCTATTGGCCCTGCCGCCTGTCCCGGTCCATCGGGACCGCCCCTTGCGCCTCGTGGCCTATGGCCGCTTCGCCAGCGAGAAGAACTTGATCGCCCTGATCGAAGCCGTGTCTATGTTCGCTCCCGGCGATGTCGACCTCCAACTGATCGGCGACGGACCGGAACTGGCCGCCATGCGCGAAGCGGCCGGCGACAATTCGCACATTCACTTCCGGGGGAGAATCGACAATCCGGCAGAGTTCCTTAACGATTGTCATGCCGTTATCGTTCCTTCGCGCTATGAGGCGTACGGCCTCGTCGCCACCGAGGCGCGCATGGCGGCGCGGCCCATTTTGGTCGCCGATGTCGATGGGCTGCCCGAACAGGTCGGGTTGGCTGGCCTCGTCCGGCCGATGCGCACGTCAGACGAAATCGCCGCCGCGATCGCCGAATTTGCCAAGCTGCCACTCTACCGAATGGGGCTCCACGGACGGCACCGGGCGGCCAAGCTGTCGGGCGCGATCCTGGATGGCTGGAAAGACCTATTCGTCGGTGACACGGCGGGTCATGTGGAGACCCCACTGTCGAGAAACGCCGCCTGAAGCGAGCCGTTACCCTTCCGCGCTCGCCAGGGCCGTCCCGCCGTATGTCGCGACGGGGCGGCCCTTTTGCGTAAGACATGCTGCTAGTTTGCGATCATCTCGCTGCATCTTGTCCTTCGGCCATGCTTGAGGAGCTTGCCGCACTTCTTTGCCGTGAAGCGCCGACCTGGAGGACCACCACCAACGGAGGGATCGGCCTGCTTTCCCGGTCCCATATAGCGCCTCGCAAAATCGGGGATCGCGCGACGGTGAAGGCAGTTAGGCGATCGACGTCATGTGAACCGACCAGAGCGTTCGAGAAAGCTTGCTCGCCGCCGTGATCGACCGTGGCGGTCAGCTGCGGGGGTAAGGGCCAGCGATCCGATCAGAGTGCGAATGCCGGTCGAGCCGCGAATTCCTTTGCGAGCTCTCTAGCCTCGTCACGCCGCGTTTCGGGGGCAGGACAGGCCAACACCTTGCCCATCAGGACCAACGCCGGCCAGAACAGGTAGGCGAGGATCTCGAGGTTCTCGCCGAAGCTGTAAAGCACCAGAACGAACACCATCGACAGCGCGGCCCGCTCGGCGCTCCCCTGGCGCGCGCGCCACGCGAGCACCAGCAGCGTGCTGAACAGCGGCACCGCAAGGGCGATCGCGCCGGTCAGTCCCTTGACGAACAGCAGGCCGTACCAGCTGTGATGGCTGCCGATGGGCATGTATTCGACCAAATGCGGGCCGTTCTCGACGATCCCGTGCCCGAACCAGTACGCCTCTGCCTGCCAGCGCTCGATCGCGATACGGCCCAGCGCGGCGCGTACCCGGCTGGAATCGGCACGCGCGGCGGAGAAGTCGTTCATCAGGGCCTCGATGATCTCGATCAAGACTGGCCCGAACATGCCCAGCAGCACCATGGCGGGGGCGGCGAGGTACCACATCCAGGCGCGGTCCATGCGGCCAATGGCCCAGACCATTGGCGCGATCACCGCGAGCGCGACCAGCGCCAGCCTCGATTGCGAGAGGATCGCCAGCATCAGCCGGCGACGATGCCGACGGTGCGCCAGCCCACGCTCTCGTCGCGCACGGCGAGCAGGACGAAGATCACAGCGATCATTCCCGCCGCCGGTGACCACGGGGCGAAGAACTGCCAGCGCGGCGTGCCGACGCCCGGCTCGATCGTGTAGAGCGTGGTGGCGAAATATTCCGGCCCCGGACCGCCGACGATCTTGAGGGGGGAGACCCACAGGGTTTCGGGCAGTCCGATGAACGGCGTGGCCAGGAACAAGGGCATCAGCATCAAAGTCTGTGCGCCCAGCTTGCACACCGCCCGGTAAATCACCGCCTCGCGCACCTGCAGCAGCGCGCCAGCTAGCGGGAAGAGGGCGATCAACGCCCAACCCTTGGCCCAGCCGATCGAGGACTTGATCGTCTTCGCAGCACCCAGATCGAAGCTGGCGTGGCCGATCCACAGGATCAGCAGCATCGCCGCCATCCCCGCGATCCACAGCCAGATGGTCAGCGGCAACCGGGCAAAGCGCTCGCTCACCGCGGCGTCGACATAGGCCAGCCAGCACGCCATCAGCGCGAGCGTCCAGCCGATCACCGGCCCCGCGATATACAGTCCACCCACCAGCCACAGCAGCCAGGTGGACTGTATCGCGGCCGAGATCAGGCGTTCGGCAGCAGTTTGCGGATGATCGGTTGACGCAGCCACAGCAGCAGGAACCCGAAGAGGACGAAGATACTGGCACCAAGGGCACCGGCGAGGGCGATGATGGGCGAGGGCGCCGCGCGACCGCGCGGCAGCGACGGCACCTCGAGCGTCTGGACCAGCGGGTAGGACGCGAAGGGATCGGCCTTGTTGGTGTCGAGCCGGGCCAGCGCCGAGCTGAACACCGCTTCGGCCACGCGCAGGTCCCGCACCAGCCCGGCAAGCTTGGACGCCTGAGCGACAAGCGCTTCGCTGCGGCCCGATTCCTGGCTGATCTGGCGACGCAGTTCGGCTAGGGCGGCCTGGTTGCCCGCATGCATGCTGTCCCGATTGGTCAGCGTCTCGAACAGCCGTTCGCGCGTGTCTGACACCGCGAGATCGGAAAAGGCGAGTATATCTTTACCGCCCGCACCGGTCAGGCGGCTACCGCGACGGGCGAGCGCGTCGCGCAGTTCGGAACGTTCCGCGCCGAGCTTCTCCATCGCGCCATGCGCCGAACCCAGCGTGCCGCCCCGCTGCGTCTCCTCGCCCACCGTCTCGGCGTAGCGGGTGAGCAGTTGCGAGAAGACCGGATCAGCCTTCAGCTGCATCGCCAGCCGCGCCTGCGGAATGCTGATCTGCAAGGATGACGCAAGACGACCGGCAGTACCGCCGCTCTCGGCAACGAGCACCCGCCGCTCGCGTTCGGCGGCCTTCATCTGGTCGAGCCCGGAAACTCGCCCGGCAAATTGATCGAGCGAGACGAGCCCGGTTTCGCCCTGGAACCGGAGCAGCGCCGCCTGCGCAGCATCGACCTTGTGTTCCAGTTCGGCGATCCGGGTGGCGTCGGCCTTCTCGCGCGTTGCCGCTTCATCCTTACGCAAGTTGTCGAGCGCGGCCATGAAGGCGGCCTGCAGGTGTTCCATCCGGTGGCGCGCCTGCTCGGGCGATGCGCCGGGCATGGTCAGCTCGATCAGGTTCGTCTGATCGATCAGCTTCACCTGCGGCGCGGGGAAAGCGTCCTCATCCTCGCCCGCGCGATTGGCCGCATCGCGCACCACGAGATCGGATGTAATCAGCCGCTTGTAGTTCTCCGTCGGGCTCAGCGTGTTGCTGGAGAATGCCGACACGGAGTTGACGGTTGCCTGTCCGATCGATTCCAGATTGACCGAGCCGCCCACGCCCGAACCGGGCAGGATCAGCGTCATTCGGCTGTCGTAACGGTCGGGCACCAGCGCCAGGTAGGCGATGGTGACGATCCAGATCGCCGCGAGGGGGATCGCCATGGTCACGAAGTAGCGGCGGTAGCGACCGACCGCGGGCATACCGTCGCGCACGAAGGCCCATACCCGCAGCAGCCAGCGCGGCGTCGGTTTGTAACGGGGATCGGTGCGGTCCATCAGTCCGCTCCGCTAAGCAGGATGGCCGGGGTCACGCTGCCGGCGGCATTGCCGATCGAACCGATCACTTCGTTCAGGTTCGACAGGCGGCTGTCATAGCACGCGATCGCGTCGTTTGGCATCAGCAGCGGATTGGCCGCATCACGATCGGCACCGCGAACCAGCTTTTCGATGTCGCGTTCCACGACGATGCTCTGGCCGTTCAGCGGATTGCGCGAGATCAGCACCGCGCGGCGGCCAGCCTGCATGTAGGACCCGCCCACGCAATTCATCTGCACCAGAGCCTGAAGCAGCCGCGTGCCGTAGGGCAGCGAAGTGGTTTCCGACCCGATCGCGGCGCCCGCATTGTTGTTGGCACCCTTCGTCAGGTTCGACATGAAAACCTTGATGCCCGGAGGCGTCAGCGGGGTCGGGCGCGCCAGAGCCGGGTCGAAGCACCGGCGGCTCGGCACGATCACGCGGTCTCCGGCGGCAATCGACACGTCGTTCGCGGTCCACCCGTGTGCGAGGCCGGAGAGGTCGAGTTCGATGTATGCGTCACCGCGAATGAGGTAGATACGCTGCACGTCCGCATCGGGGCGAACACCGCCCGCCGCGCGGATCGCGGTGGCCACGCTGCGCGACACGTTGTCGTCGCCGCGCACACCGCCTTCCTTCAAGCCGATCCGGCTGGCGGGCGTCCGCTCACCGGCGCGAACCGCGCCTTCCATGAACACCGCGCCCGATACCGCGACCGGCACGCCCGCCGCCTCGATCAGCGAGAGCGACACGGCATTGCGCAGCGGCCGGACGACGCCCGAACGTACGAGCTGCGTACGGATGGCCTGCTCGGCGTCGGAAACCGATCGACCGGCCAGCATCAGCGGCTGATGACCGGACACCGCGATCGTGCCGTTGCTTTCGATGACATAGGTGCCACCAAGCTCGCCCTCGTCGCCCAGCAGGCTCAGCGTCAGCCTGTCGCCGGGGGAGAGGGGAGCAGTGCGGGCAAGGAATTCCTCGGGCCGCGCACGGCGCAACGTGTCGAGTTCGCGCGGCGCGCGCCAGTCACAGGTCGGCGCACCGCGAGCGGCGGGGGTTGCCATGACCCAGTCGCCTTCGGGGTGGCCGCTCGGCGCCGCAATCGCCTGACCAGGCAACCAGGCGGAACCGGAAAGATTGGCGGGTCCCGGGCCCGACACGCAGGCACCCAGCGAAGCAGCCATCGCCAGGACGGAAATACGGCGATTGAGATTGAAAGACATCGAAACGGACCCTCCGAATTGCGTTCGGGTGTCGTATTTCAAGGACCGTGCCAGATGCCCTGCGCCTCGCGTTTCGGGTCAGTTGGACGCCGGAAATTCGCGACCCTCGCAATTTGCGGCAGCCTGCTTTCGCAATTTGCAAAGGTTTTTCGCGTTATGCGTCACTCAATGAGCCGTAACTACGCTTTTCCGTGCCTGCAAAACGGCACGCATCTTGCGTCTCGGATGGCGGCCGAGCGCAAGCGCGCCGCATTCAACTAGGAGCCACACATGAAAGGCCTCATATTTTCCGAACTCATTCGCTTCATGGAGGAAAAACAAAGTCCGCTTTTTGTGGAGCAGGTCATTGCCGCGGCCGATCTACCAAACGACGCCGCATTTTCCCGCATCGGCGTATATCCCACGGCGCACGCCTTGCTCCTTGTCGGCGCGGCGTCGAAATTATCGGGTATCCCGGTCGCCGCCTTGTGCGAGGAGTTCGGTAGATATCTCTTCGGACGCTTTAATATTCTCTACCCGGAGATCATGTCCTCCTATTCCACGGCCGAGAGCCTGCTCGAACATGTCCGCGAGCATATCCACCAGGATGTGAAGGTACTCTATCCCGATGCCGTCCCTCCCGAAGTGACGGCGAGGACGCAGGATGGCGAATGCGTTGTCGAATATCGATCGCACCGGCCGCTCGCGCATATCGCATGCGGCCTCATCCGTGGCTGTCTCGAGCATTTCGGTGACGGACGGTCGATCGAATGGGTAGACTGCAGCGACAGCGGTGACGCCGCCACATTCAGGATCGCAGCGTGATGGCAAACTCGGTTCTGATCGTCGAAGACAGCGCGTCCATCGCGCTCGGTTATGCGGCGCAATTGCAAAGCGCGGGACACAAGGTGGATGTCGCCGAGACGCTGGCGGACGCGAAGGCCGCTCTGCGTGGGGGCGATTTCGACGTCGTGCTGCTGGACCTGCAATTGCCCGACGGCAACGGCATGGACCTCCTGAGCAGCAGCGCGTCCGGCGGAAAACCGGCCCCTGCGTTCATCATCGTTACCGCGGACGGCTCCCTCGCCCGTGCAATCGACGCGATGCGGTTGGGTGCTTACGATTTCCTCGTAAAACCGGTGGCGGGCGAACGGCTGCTGACCACGGTGCGCAACGCCGCTGAACGGGGCCGTCCTGCGCGCAAGGCACAAACGCCCAAGCGCGCGGACACCGCAGTCGGATATCATGGCTTCATCGGCACGTCTCCTGCCATGCGGCAGGTCTATGACGCGATCGAGAATATCGCGAGTTCCAAGGCGACCGTCTTCGTGACCGGCGAGAGCGGTACGGGGAAGGAAGTGACCGCCGAGGCGATCCACGCCGCAGGTGCGCGCGGCAATGGCCCCTTCGTGGCGATAAATTGCGGCGCGATCCCGGAAAGCCTGCTGGAGTCGGAGCTGTTCGGCCATGTGAAAGGCGCCTTCACCGGCGCGGTCGAGAACCGGATCGGCGCTGCCAAGGCGGCGGACGGCGGCACTCTGTTTCTCGATGAAATCTGCGAAATGGAGCTGAAGCTGCAGGTCAAGCTGCTGCGTTTCCTGCAAACCGCGACCGTCCAGCCGGTCGGCTCGAGCAAGGTCGAGCCGGTCGACGTGCGGATCGTGTGCGCCACCAACCGCGATCCGATTGCCGAAGTGGCGGCGGGTCGGTTCCGCGAGGATCTGTTCTATCGCTTGAACGTCATCCCGCTCGAACTCCCGCCGCTGCGCGCGCGCGGCCAGGACGTGCAACTGATCGCCGAGCAATTCATGGTGCGCTTCGGCAAGGAAGAGGGGCGCGAGCTGACTGAATTGAGCGAGGAAAGCCGCGCCGCACTGTACGAACATCCATGGCCCGGCAATGTCCGCGAGTTGCAGAACACCGTTCGCCGCGCCGTCGTCGTGGGGTCCGGCCCGATCCTGGACCTCGCATTGCAGCGGCATCCCGGCGCACCGGACCGGCAGGCTGAGCCAGCCCGCGAGGGGCAGCCCGAAATCGCCAATTCGAGCGCGCCCAGCAACGAGAAACAGGCTGAGCCGCAGGATGTGTGGGAAGGGATGACGCTCGGTCAGATCGAGCGCTTGGCGATCCATGCGGCGATCAAGCGATGCGGTGGCAATATCACCAAGGCGGCGAAAGCCCTCGATGTCAGCCCCTCCACCATCTATCGCAAGCTCGAAAAGTGGGGTGCGGCGATCAATTGAGCGGATCCGGCTTCGCGACGTTGCCTTTGCATGGCGCGAAGCCGGCATCGCCGACAGCCGACAACAGCCCAGTAATTAACTGCCTATTCCGTTCAGCGTGGCCACGGCCTCCGCAGGCAGGTGGAGATTGGCTGCCGCGACTTTCTGGCGCAGATGCTCGACCGAACTCGTTCCGGGAATCAACAGGATATTGGGCGACCGCTGCAGCAGCCAGGCAAGTGCGACCTGCATCGGCGTCGCTTCCATATCCCGCGCGACATTCTCCAGCGTGTCCGATTGCAAGGGATCGAACCCGCCGAGCGGGAAGAACGGGACATAGGCAATCCCCTCGTCCGCGAGGTGATCGATCAGATCATCGTCACCGCGATTGGCGAGATTGTACATGTTCTGCACGCAGACGATCTCGGTCATCGAACGCGCCGCCTCGACCTGTTCGGGCAGGGCGTTGCTGATGCCCAGCGCGCCGATCCGCCCGCGTTCCTTCAGCGCGATGAGCGGTTCGAGCATCGGCCTTACATCGCCGGAAGTGGGTCCCGCGTCGCCTTCACCGAACATCAACCGCAGGTTCGCGATCTCGATCCGCTCGATCCCGAGATTGTCGCAGTTGCTTTCGACCGCGTCGATCAGTTCCTGCGGCTCCATCGCCGGCAGCCAGGCACCTTCGTCATCGCGGCTTGCGCCAAGCTTGGTGACGATCGTCAGCCCTTCGGGGAAAGGGGCCAGCGCTTCGCGGATCACGCGGTTGGTGTGGTGCGGGCCGTAGAAGTCGCTCGTGTCGATATGGTCGATGCCGAGCGCGAGTGCTTCGCGTAGCACGGCGATCGCGCCCTCGCGGTCCTTCGGCGGGCCGAAAACATGCGGTCCGGCAAGCTGCATCGCGCCGTAGCCCATCCGGTGGACGGTGCGGTGGCCCAAGGCGAAGGTGCCCGAATTGGCGATGGCGTTGTCTGTCGTAAGCATTGGAAATTCCTTTAGTCGTGATTGGTTTGGGCGGCCGGAGCCAGTGCGGCCGCGAGCACTTCGCGCAGCGGTGTGGGCTTGCGGCCGAGGAGGTTTTCGAGCGTCGGGTCCACAGTGCTGAAATCACCTCGGCGAGAGGCACGGAAGGTCCCCAGCAGCATTTCGGCGTAGTGCTCGGGCACGCCCGCCGCGACTTTCGCCGCTTTCCATTCCGCGTCCGAAACGACGGTGTGGCGAACCTCGCGGCCGGTGATTTGCGAAGCGAGTTCGGCAATCTCGGCCATGGTCCAAGCGCGCGATGCCGTAAGCGGCGGGGTCGCCCCGTCGAAGGTCGCCTCGCCTGCGAGGAGTGCCGCGTCCGCCTGTGCCAAATCGTCGCGCGCCGTCCAGCAGACCGTGCCATCCTCGGGCACGCGCAATTCGCCGCGCTTCAAATCCTCGCCAATCATGTGCAGGCAACTCTCGGCGTAGAAACCATGGCGTAGCGACGTAAATGCAATGCCAGTTTCGGCCAGATCGGTTTCGGTCGCGGCATGCTGGTCGGCGGGCGCAAAAGGCGATCCCTCGCGCGCGCCGGCATGGGAAGTGTAGAAGATGCGTTCGACACCCGCTTCCTGGGCTGCGGCGATGGCATTGTGGTGCAATCCCCGCGCCTCTTCGCCGAGCTTGTCGACCGAGACAATCTCGATCCGCTCGATCCCGGTGAAAGCGTCGGGCAGGCTGGCCGGATCGGCGAAGTCTGCGCGCCGCACGGCGACACTCTCGGGCGGCGAGAGCGAACCCGGCTCGCGCGAAGCGGCGATAATCTGCGCCGGAGCAGTGCGTTCTGAAAGATATTCTACAATCGCGCGGCCGAGATGGCCATTGGCGCCTGTGACCAAGATCATGACTGCATTCCTTCCGGTGATATCGCTTTTCAGTTATCAGTGATAACATTAATACGCAATCGGCGCTATCATTGTTCCCGTATCGTCGATAATGATTGGTCATGACGATGGACGCCACCGACACCGACACCGACACCGATACCGATACGAGGCGGGCCGTGCTTGATGCTGCTGCCGAGCTGATCGCAAGCGGCGGAACCGCTGCGCTGACGACGCGCGCCGTCGCGGCGAAAGCGTCGATTCAACCGCCCACGCTCTACCGCATCTTCGGCGATAAGCGCGGCCTGCTCGACGCCGTAGCGCAAGACAGGCTGGCGCGGTTCGTGGCGGAAAAGGAAGCCGATCAGCCGCATCCCGATCCGGTCGAGGAGCTGCGGCGGGGGTGGAGCCGCTATGTCGCCTTCGGGCTCGAGAATCCAGAGGTGTTCGCGATCATGAACGAGATCGGTTCGCCCTTGGCGCAGTCGCCTGCGTCGCTGGCCGGGATGGCGGCCCTGCGCCGCCGCGCGGCGCAGATCGCGCAGGCCGGACGCCTTCGGGTCGCGGAAGAGCGGGCTGTCGCGTTGGTCCATGCATCCGCGGTCGGTATCGTGACCACGCTTCTGGCCTTACCGCCCGAGGAACGTGACGAGCAGATGCTCACCCTCGCCCGCGATGCGGCGATTGCTGCGATCGTGGATGAGACGGCAGCTTCGCAAGAATCCGGGCCGGTTCCCCACGCCATCGCCCTGCGCGCGCACCTCGACGATACGGCAGGGCTTTCTATGGCGGAAAAATCGCTACTGCGTGAATGGCTAGAGCGGTTGATAGGGCGTTGAGAAGCCGACGCTGAATTTACCTTCGGGCTTGCGCCGATCGAATCCGCTTAGCTCCATCGAACCTGGCAGACTGCGTGCGCATGATACCATACCACTGCCGCACGCGCCTTCCAGCGCTCGAGCAGCGAGCAAGGCCTTCGGTGCGCTCGCCAATTCGAAGGTCGGGGCGTTACCACAATTGAATCACACGGCGGATCGGAACGCTCGTGCGAGGGGCCGGCTCACAACGCAAGCCGCAGGAAACCTTGGCTTTTCTCGGTCGTCGGTGGATCGTTGGGAACAGGGTAGTGGCGGAGACGGAGGACTTATTAAGTCAAAACCTAATGATTTGAAATGAAATTTCTTTCAAATTTCCGCCGAACCAAGTCCCACGATATAACCCACG
Above is a genomic segment from Erythrobacter sp. 3-20A1M containing:
- a CDS encoding glycosyltransferase family 2 protein produces the protein MTTPKISVVMPVYNVETYVAEAIQSVLAQTFTDFELIVVDDGGQDGSMEIVRSFGDSRIRIVTQANRGLAGARNSGIAEARAPYVALLDSDDRWHPEKLRLHYVHLEADKAIGVSFSGSRMIDQAGNELAVAMRPRLTGIRPEDILRRNPVGNGSAPVLRRSAIDAAMFFHPKEPWRKCWFDENFRQSEDIDLWVRLSAAHGVRFEGIAGQLTEYRIVGGALSANIVKQYLSWTAMLDKATLYAPELVARHGDAARAYQLRYLARRAVQLGNAELAADLFGQAVRLEPKMFLAEPRKSATTAGAVLAGKVLGPDRFRAISKLYLKEAAA
- a CDS encoding glycosyltransferase, which produces MIDVVHLLDDFAFGGVTRALTVFDHPELAAHARSRTVAIGKDLIAKRFDAEVLVTHVPPRWSRLPFLLSLRMRNAGARLVHVEHSYTEGFVRERVKAPRRFAALLRIAYSLYDEIVCVPRVQRDWLARSVGIPSHKLRVIHPWCGREELLALPPVPVHRDRPLRLVAYGRFASEKNLIALIEAVSMFAPGDVDLQLIGDGPELAAMREAAGDNSHIHFRGRIDNPAEFLNDCHAVIVPSRYEAYGLVATEARMAARPILVADVDGLPEQVGLAGLVRPMRTSDEIAAAIAEFAKLPLYRMGLHGRHRAAKLSGAILDGWKDLFVGDTAGHVETPLSRNAA
- a CDS encoding polysaccharide biosynthesis/export family protein, coding for MSFNLNRRISVLAMAASLGACVSGPGPANLSGSAWLPGQAIAAPSGHPEGDWVMATPAARGAPTCDWRAPRELDTLRRARPEEFLARTAPLSPGDRLTLSLLGDEGELGGTYVIESNGTIAVSGHQPLMLAGRSVSDAEQAIRTQLVRSGVVRPLRNAVSLSLIEAAGVPVAVSGAVFMEGAVRAGERTPASRIGLKEGGVRGDDNVSRSVATAIRAAGGVRPDADVQRIYLIRGDAYIELDLSGLAHGWTANDVSIAAGDRVIVPSRRCFDPALARPTPLTPPGIKVFMSNLTKGANNNAGAAIGSETTSLPYGTRLLQALVQMNCVGGSYMQAGRRAVLISRNPLNGQSIVVERDIEKLVRGADRDAANPLLMPNDAIACYDSRLSNLNEVIGSIGNAAGSVTPAILLSGAD
- a CDS encoding heme NO-binding domain-containing protein, translating into MKGLIFSELIRFMEEKQSPLFVEQVIAAADLPNDAAFSRIGVYPTAHALLLVGAASKLSGIPVAALCEEFGRYLFGRFNILYPEIMSSYSTAESLLEHVREHIHQDVKVLYPDAVPPEVTARTQDGECVVEYRSHRPLAHIACGLIRGCLEHFGDGRSIEWVDCSDSGDAATFRIAA
- a CDS encoding sigma-54 dependent transcriptional regulator, which produces MANSVLIVEDSASIALGYAAQLQSAGHKVDVAETLADAKAALRGGDFDVVLLDLQLPDGNGMDLLSSSASGGKPAPAFIIVTADGSLARAIDAMRLGAYDFLVKPVAGERLLTTVRNAAERGRPARKAQTPKRADTAVGYHGFIGTSPAMRQVYDAIENIASSKATVFVTGESGTGKEVTAEAIHAAGARGNGPFVAINCGAIPESLLESELFGHVKGAFTGAVENRIGAAKAADGGTLFLDEICEMELKLQVKLLRFLQTATVQPVGSSKVEPVDVRIVCATNRDPIAEVAAGRFREDLFYRLNVIPLELPPLRARGQDVQLIAEQFMVRFGKEEGRELTELSEESRAALYEHPWPGNVRELQNTVRRAVVVGSGPILDLALQRHPGAPDRQAEPAREGQPEIANSSAPSNEKQAEPQDVWEGMTLGQIERLAIHAAIKRCGGNITKAAKALDVSPSTIYRKLEKWGAAIN
- a CDS encoding oxidoreductase; this translates as MLTTDNAIANSGTFALGHRTVHRMGYGAMQLAGPHVFGPPKDREGAIAVLREALALGIDHIDTSDFYGPHHTNRVIREALAPFPEGLTIVTKLGASRDDEGAWLPAMEPQELIDAVESNCDNLGIERIEIANLRLMFGEGDAGPTSGDVRPMLEPLIALKERGRIGALGISNALPEQVEAARSMTEIVCVQNMYNLANRGDDDLIDHLADEGIAYVPFFPLGGFDPLQSDTLENVARDMEATPMQVALAWLLQRSPNILLIPGTSSVEHLRQKVAAANLHLPAEAVATLNGIGS
- a CDS encoding NAD(P)H-binding protein, giving the protein MILVTGANGHLGRAIVEYLSERTAPAQIIAASREPGSLSPPESVAVRRADFADPASLPDAFTGIERIEIVSVDKLGEEARGLHHNAIAAAQEAGVERIFYTSHAGAREGSPFAPADQHAATETDLAETGIAFTSLRHGFYAESCLHMIGEDLKRGELRVPEDGTVCWTARDDLAQADAALLAGEATFDGATPPLTASRAWTMAEIAELASQITGREVRHTVVSDAEWKAAKVAAGVPEHYAEMLLGTFRASRRGDFSTVDPTLENLLGRKPTPLREVLAAALAPAAQTNHD
- a CDS encoding TetR/AcrR family transcriptional regulator; its protein translation is MTMDATDTDTDTDTDTRRAVLDAAAELIASGGTAALTTRAVAAKASIQPPTLYRIFGDKRGLLDAVAQDRLARFVAEKEADQPHPDPVEELRRGWSRYVAFGLENPEVFAIMNEIGSPLAQSPASLAGMAALRRRAAQIAQAGRLRVAEERAVALVHASAVGIVTTLLALPPEERDEQMLTLARDAAIAAIVDETAASQESGPVPHAIALRAHLDDTAGLSMAEKSLLREWLERLIGR